A region from the Polaribacter sp. Hel1_33_78 genome encodes:
- a CDS encoding DegT/DnrJ/EryC1/StrS aminotransferase family protein: MKKIQMVDLQSQYQEIKQTVDNSIQEVLNSSTYINGPLVKEFQKDLEEYLDVKHVIPCANGTDALQIAMMGLGLEQGDEVITVDFTFAATVEVIALLKLTPVLVDVDEKTFNINIDALKRAITPKTKAIVPVHLFGQVANMDAILEIAKEHNLFVIEDNAQAIGADYTFKNGTKQKAGTIGHVGTTSFFPSKNLGCYGDGGAIFTNDDELAHTLRGIVNHGMYTRYYHDVVGVNSRLDSIQAGVLKAKLPLLDTYCEARRNAARFYNTAFANNTNIITPTTNACGEICATCNCHVFHQYTLQITNGKRDELHKHLLENEIPNAIYYPVALHSQKAYVDDRYKEEDFPVTNKLIKTVISLPMHTELNKEQLSFITRTITNFLK, encoded by the coding sequence ATGAAAAAAATTCAAATGGTTGACTTACAAAGTCAATATCAAGAAATAAAACAAACTGTAGACAATTCTATACAAGAAGTTCTTAACTCATCTACTTATATAAATGGACCTTTAGTTAAAGAGTTTCAAAAAGATTTAGAAGAATACCTAGATGTAAAACATGTAATTCCTTGCGCAAATGGAACCGATGCTTTGCAAATTGCAATGATGGGTCTTGGCCTAGAACAAGGAGATGAAGTTATTACCGTAGATTTCACGTTTGCAGCCACAGTAGAAGTAATAGCACTTTTAAAACTGACTCCTGTTTTGGTTGATGTTGATGAAAAAACGTTCAATATAAATATTGATGCTTTAAAAAGAGCGATTACTCCAAAAACTAAAGCAATTGTTCCTGTTCATTTATTTGGACAAGTTGCAAATATGGATGCTATTTTAGAAATTGCAAAAGAGCACAATCTATTTGTAATTGAAGACAATGCACAAGCCATTGGGGCAGATTATACTTTTAAAAACGGAACAAAACAGAAAGCTGGAACGATAGGACATGTAGGAACAACCTCTTTTTTTCCATCAAAAAACTTAGGTTGTTATGGAGATGGTGGAGCAATTTTTACAAATGATGATGAACTTGCTCACACATTAAGAGGCATTGTAAATCATGGAATGTATACACGTTACTATCATGATGTTGTTGGTGTAAATTCTAGATTAGATTCTATTCAAGCAGGCGTTTTAAAAGCCAAACTACCTTTATTAGATACTTATTGTGAAGCCAGAAGAAATGCTGCGCGTTTTTACAATACAGCTTTTGCTAACAATACCAATATTATTACACCCACAACAAATGCTTGTGGAGAAATTTGTGCTACTTGTAATTGCCACGTTTTTCATCAATACACATTGCAAATCACCAATGGTAAACGTGATGAATTACACAAGCATTTATTAGAAAATGAGATTCCAAATGCCATTTATTATCCTGTCGCTTTGCATTCTCAAAAAGCCTATGTTGACGACAGGTACAAAGAAGAAGATTTTCCTGTAACCAATAAATTGATAAAAACGGTAATTTCTTTGCCTATGCATACAGAATTAAATAAAGAACAACTAAGTTTTATTACACGAACAATTACAAATTTCTTAAAATAA